A single window of Nicotiana tomentosiformis chromosome 1, ASM39032v3, whole genome shotgun sequence DNA harbors:
- the LOC104085153 gene encoding uncharacterized protein isoform X9, whose product MKSKPRAVFMAFGTKGDVYPVAAIAAAFASDQEQYQVVFITHSAHEVSKSGRVFILYFWNLRMHLRANQVMYIPVSSPPAVSPLEHYGSTEVTFSAHKREITQNHRHECTLIFEDIFGDVPNVEGDLIAINFFALEGWSLAELFQIRCIVVAPYVVPYSAPSSFERQFRKELPDLYKYLQEAPSHKVGWKDVIHWMWPLFAEEWGSWRSLDLKLSAFPFTDPVTGLPTFHERLPSPLLLKTAIALSDIRIFSSNRHYPGACITFCKEELLSDIQWLDDSDEKTRLLSHLSQIVLSMQKVIINEAILRKLLWFSVAIELISENLYYLGYWPSKVRVCGFWFPPRKWQFSCNDCAEISASGISGNLNKQNKLCSARLGLQFFIKFPAKELPVFIGLSSVGSMGFLRNSRAFLRVLGTALDISGCRFILFSAGYKPLEEAIESYAKEASSCSEQTHWSNEGVSLFGGRLFCFCGSVPYNWLFPRCAAAVHHGGRLEFLSLCGGHYEDNACIWTINELLA is encoded by the exons ATGAAGAGCAAACCAAGAGCTGTTTTCATGGCTTTTGGAACTAAAGGCGATGTCTACCCTGTTGCC GCCATTGCTGCAGCCTTTGCTAGCGATCAGGAACAATATCAAGTGGTTTTTATAACTCATTCAGCTCATGAGGTTAGCAAAAGTGGAagagtttttattttatatttttgg AACTTGAGGATGCACTTGAGAGCAAATCAAGTTATGTATATTCCAGTTTCATCACCACCTGCCGTTTCGCCTCTTGAACATTATG GTTCAACGGAGGTAACTTTTTCTGCCCACAAAAGGGAAATTACCCAGAATCATAGGCATGAGTGTACTTTGATCTTTGAGGATATCTTTGGAGATGTCCCAAATGTGGAGGGTGATCTTATTGCTATTAATTTCTTTGCTCTG GAAGGTTGGAGTCTTGCAGAGCTTTTTCAGATCCGTTGCATTGTGGTTGCTCCTTATGTTGTTCCTTATAG TGCTCCTTCATCATTTGAACGGCAATTTAGGAAAGAACTTCCAGATTTATATAAGTATCTCCAGGAAGCTCCCAGTCACAAG GTTGGTTGGAAAGATGTCATCCATTGGATGTGGCCACTTTTCGCTGAGGAGTGGGGCTCATGGAGAAGTTTGGACCTGAAGCTCAGTGCCTTTCCTTTTACG GACCCTGTAACTGGTCTTCCGACATTCCATGAGAGGCTCCCGTCTCCTCTGCTATT GAAAACTGCTATTGCACTTTCTGACATACGTATTTTCTCTTCTAACAGGCACTATCCTGGTGCCTGTATTACCTTTTGTAAAGAAGAACTGCTTTCTGACATACAGTGGCTTGATGACAG TGACGAGAAGACAAGATTGTTAAGCCATCTCTCTCAGATAGTTTTGTCAATGCAAAAGGTGATAATTAACGAAGCCATATTGAGAAAGCTGTTGTGGTTTTCTGTTGCTATTGAGCTGATAAGTGAAAACCTTTACTATTTAGGTTATTGGCCATCAAAAGTGCGGGTTTGTGGCTTTTGGTTTCCTCCCAGGAAATGGCAGTTTTCATGCAATGACTGTGCAGAAATCTCTGCATCCGGTATTTCAGGGAATTTGAATAAGCAAAACAAACTGTGTTCTGCCCGCCTCGGCTTGCAGTTTTTCATCAAATTTCCTGCTAAAGAGCTGCCTGTTTTCATAGGACTGAGTTCAGTTGGAAG CATGGGTTTCCTGAGGAACTCTCGTGCATTCCTTCGGGTGCTTGGAACTGCGTTAGACATATCGGGTTGCAGATTTATTCTGTTCTCAGCTGGCTATAAACCTTTAGAAGAAGCAATTGAATCATATGCCAAGGAAGCATCCTCTTGTTCAGAACAAACACATTGGAGTAATGAAGGAGTTTCTCTTTTCGGAGGCCGACTCTTTTGTTTCTGTGG TTCCGTCCCATACAACTGGCTGTTCCCAAGATGTGCAGCTGCAGTCCATCACGGTGGAAG GCTGGAGTTCCTCAG TTTATGTGGTGGACATTATGAAGACAATGCCTGCATCTGGACCATAAATGAGTTATTGGCATGA
- the LOC104085153 gene encoding uncharacterized protein isoform X11, which produces MKSKPRAVFMAFGTKGDVYPVAAIAAAFASDQEQYQVVFITHSAHEVSKSGRVFILYFWNLRMHLRANQVMYIPVSSPPAVSPLEHYGSTEVTFSAHKREITQNHRHECTLIFEDIFGDVPNVEGDLIAINFFALEGWSLAELFQIRCIVVAPYVVPYSAPSSFERQFRKELPDLYKYLQEAPSHKVGWKDVIHWMWPLFAEEWGSWRSLDLKLSAFPFTDPVTGLPTFHERLPSPLLLKTAIALSDIRIFSSNRHYPGACITFCKEELLSDIQWLDDSDEKTRLLSHLSQIVLSMQKVIINEAILRKLLWFSVAIELISENLYYLGYWPSKVRVCGFWFPPRKWQFSCNDCAEISASGISGNLNKQNKLCSARLGLQFFIKFPAKELPVFIGLSSVGSMGFLRNSRAFLRVLGTALDISGCRFILFSAGYKPLEEAIESYAKEASSCSEQTHWSNEGVSLFGGRLFCFCGSVPYNWLFPRCAAAVHHGGRLEFLR; this is translated from the exons ATGAAGAGCAAACCAAGAGCTGTTTTCATGGCTTTTGGAACTAAAGGCGATGTCTACCCTGTTGCC GCCATTGCTGCAGCCTTTGCTAGCGATCAGGAACAATATCAAGTGGTTTTTATAACTCATTCAGCTCATGAGGTTAGCAAAAGTGGAagagtttttattttatatttttgg AACTTGAGGATGCACTTGAGAGCAAATCAAGTTATGTATATTCCAGTTTCATCACCACCTGCCGTTTCGCCTCTTGAACATTATG GTTCAACGGAGGTAACTTTTTCTGCCCACAAAAGGGAAATTACCCAGAATCATAGGCATGAGTGTACTTTGATCTTTGAGGATATCTTTGGAGATGTCCCAAATGTGGAGGGTGATCTTATTGCTATTAATTTCTTTGCTCTG GAAGGTTGGAGTCTTGCAGAGCTTTTTCAGATCCGTTGCATTGTGGTTGCTCCTTATGTTGTTCCTTATAG TGCTCCTTCATCATTTGAACGGCAATTTAGGAAAGAACTTCCAGATTTATATAAGTATCTCCAGGAAGCTCCCAGTCACAAG GTTGGTTGGAAAGATGTCATCCATTGGATGTGGCCACTTTTCGCTGAGGAGTGGGGCTCATGGAGAAGTTTGGACCTGAAGCTCAGTGCCTTTCCTTTTACG GACCCTGTAACTGGTCTTCCGACATTCCATGAGAGGCTCCCGTCTCCTCTGCTATT GAAAACTGCTATTGCACTTTCTGACATACGTATTTTCTCTTCTAACAGGCACTATCCTGGTGCCTGTATTACCTTTTGTAAAGAAGAACTGCTTTCTGACATACAGTGGCTTGATGACAG TGACGAGAAGACAAGATTGTTAAGCCATCTCTCTCAGATAGTTTTGTCAATGCAAAAGGTGATAATTAACGAAGCCATATTGAGAAAGCTGTTGTGGTTTTCTGTTGCTATTGAGCTGATAAGTGAAAACCTTTACTATTTAGGTTATTGGCCATCAAAAGTGCGGGTTTGTGGCTTTTGGTTTCCTCCCAGGAAATGGCAGTTTTCATGCAATGACTGTGCAGAAATCTCTGCATCCGGTATTTCAGGGAATTTGAATAAGCAAAACAAACTGTGTTCTGCCCGCCTCGGCTTGCAGTTTTTCATCAAATTTCCTGCTAAAGAGCTGCCTGTTTTCATAGGACTGAGTTCAGTTGGAAG CATGGGTTTCCTGAGGAACTCTCGTGCATTCCTTCGGGTGCTTGGAACTGCGTTAGACATATCGGGTTGCAGATTTATTCTGTTCTCAGCTGGCTATAAACCTTTAGAAGAAGCAATTGAATCATATGCCAAGGAAGCATCCTCTTGTTCAGAACAAACACATTGGAGTAATGAAGGAGTTTCTCTTTTCGGAGGCCGACTCTTTTGTTTCTGTGG TTCCGTCCCATACAACTGGCTGTTCCCAAGATGTGCAGCTGCAGTCCATCACGGTGGAAG GCTGGAGTTCCTCAG GTGA
- the LOC104085153 gene encoding sterol 3-beta-glucosyltransferase isoform X10 codes for MKSKPRAVFMAFGTKGDVYPVAAIAAAFASDQEQYQVVFITHSAHENLRMHLRANQVMYIPVSSPPAVSPLEHYGSTEVTFSAHKREITQNHRHECTLIFEDIFGDVPNVEGDLIAINFFALEGWSLAELFQIRCIVVAPYVVPYSAPSSFERQFRKELPDLYKYLQEAPSHKVGWKDVIHWMWPLFAEEWGSWRSLDLKLSAFPFTDPVTGLPTFHERLPSPLLLYGFSKEIVECPGYWPSKVRVCGFWFPPRKWQFSCNDCAEISASGISGNLNKQNKLCSARLGLQFFIKFPAKELPVFIGLSSVGSMGFLRNSRAFLRVLGTALDISGCRFILFSAGYKPLEEAIESYAKEASSCSEQTHWSNEGVSLFGGRLFCFCGSVPYNWLFPRCAAAVHHGGSGSTAAALQAGVPQVICPFMLDQFYWAERMFWLGVAPEPLRREHLVPDKDEDFYIKEAANMLVRALDYTQTSEVKARALQISNKLSNEDGVSEAVRLIKEELRSCQ; via the exons ATGAAGAGCAAACCAAGAGCTGTTTTCATGGCTTTTGGAACTAAAGGCGATGTCTACCCTGTTGCC GCCATTGCTGCAGCCTTTGCTAGCGATCAGGAACAATATCAAGTGGTTTTTATAACTCATTCAGCTCATGAG AACTTGAGGATGCACTTGAGAGCAAATCAAGTTATGTATATTCCAGTTTCATCACCACCTGCCGTTTCGCCTCTTGAACATTATG GTTCAACGGAGGTAACTTTTTCTGCCCACAAAAGGGAAATTACCCAGAATCATAGGCATGAGTGTACTTTGATCTTTGAGGATATCTTTGGAGATGTCCCAAATGTGGAGGGTGATCTTATTGCTATTAATTTCTTTGCTCTG GAAGGTTGGAGTCTTGCAGAGCTTTTTCAGATCCGTTGCATTGTGGTTGCTCCTTATGTTGTTCCTTATAG TGCTCCTTCATCATTTGAACGGCAATTTAGGAAAGAACTTCCAGATTTATATAAGTATCTCCAGGAAGCTCCCAGTCACAAG GTTGGTTGGAAAGATGTCATCCATTGGATGTGGCCACTTTTCGCTGAGGAGTGGGGCTCATGGAGAAGTTTGGACCTGAAGCTCAGTGCCTTTCCTTTTACG GACCCTGTAACTGGTCTTCCGACATTCCATGAGAGGCTCCCGTCTCCTCTGCTATT GTATGGATTTAGCAAAGAAATTGTCGAATGCCCTG GTTATTGGCCATCAAAAGTGCGGGTTTGTGGCTTTTGGTTTCCTCCCAGGAAATGGCAGTTTTCATGCAATGACTGTGCAGAAATCTCTGCATCCGGTATTTCAGGGAATTTGAATAAGCAAAACAAACTGTGTTCTGCCCGCCTCGGCTTGCAGTTTTTCATCAAATTTCCTGCTAAAGAGCTGCCTGTTTTCATAGGACTGAGTTCAGTTGGAAG CATGGGTTTCCTGAGGAACTCTCGTGCATTCCTTCGGGTGCTTGGAACTGCGTTAGACATATCGGGTTGCAGATTTATTCTGTTCTCAGCTGGCTATAAACCTTTAGAAGAAGCAATTGAATCATATGCCAAGGAAGCATCCTCTTGTTCAGAACAAACACATTGGAGTAATGAAGGAGTTTCTCTTTTCGGAGGCCGACTCTTTTGTTTCTGTGG TTCCGTCCCATACAACTGGCTGTTCCCAAGATGTGCAGCTGCAGTCCATCACGGTGGAAG TGGATCCACTGCTGCTGCTTTACAGGCTGGAGTTCCTCAG GTGATATGTCCATTTATGCTGGATCAATTCTACTGGGCGGAGAGGATGTTTTGGCTTGGTGTTGCCCCCGAGCCATTGAGAAGAGAACACTTGGTGCCAGATAAAGATGAGGATTTCTATATCAAGGAAGCTGCAAACATGCTTGTGAGGGCCTTGGACTATACACAGACTTCTGAAGTCAAAGCCCGTGCTTTGCAGATTTCTAATAAATTGTCAAATGAG GATGGAGTATCAGAAGCAGTCCGTCTCATAAAGGAAGAGCTAAGAAGTTGTCAATAA
- the LOC104085153 gene encoding uncharacterized protein isoform X5, translating to MKSKPRAVFMAFGTKGDVYPVAAIAAAFASDQEQYQVVFITHSAHEVSKSGRVFILYFWNLRMHLRANQVMYIPVSSPPAVSPLEHYGSTEVTFSAHKREITQNHRHECTLIFEDIFGDVPNVEGDLIAINFFALVGWKDVIHWMWPLFAEEWGSWRSLDLKLSAFPFTDPVTGLPTFHERLPSPLLLKTAIALSDIRIFSSNRHYPGACITFCKEELLSDIQWLDDSDEKTRLLSHLSQIVLSMQKVIINEAILRKLLWFSVAIELISENLYYLGYWPSKVRVCGFWFPPRKWQFSCNDCAEISASGISGNLNKQNKLCSARLGLQFFIKFPAKELPVFIGLSSVGSMGFLRNSRAFLRVLGTALDISGCRFILFSAGYKPLEEAIESYAKEASSCSEQTHWSNEGVSLFGGRLFCFCGSVPYNWLFPRCAAAVHHGGSGSTAAALQAGVPQVICPFMLDQFYWAERMFWLGVAPEPLRREHLVPDKDEDFYIKEAANMLVRALDYTQTSEVKARALQISNKLSNEDGVSEAVRLIKEELRSCQ from the exons ATGAAGAGCAAACCAAGAGCTGTTTTCATGGCTTTTGGAACTAAAGGCGATGTCTACCCTGTTGCC GCCATTGCTGCAGCCTTTGCTAGCGATCAGGAACAATATCAAGTGGTTTTTATAACTCATTCAGCTCATGAGGTTAGCAAAAGTGGAagagtttttattttatatttttgg AACTTGAGGATGCACTTGAGAGCAAATCAAGTTATGTATATTCCAGTTTCATCACCACCTGCCGTTTCGCCTCTTGAACATTATG GTTCAACGGAGGTAACTTTTTCTGCCCACAAAAGGGAAATTACCCAGAATCATAGGCATGAGTGTACTTTGATCTTTGAGGATATCTTTGGAGATGTCCCAAATGTGGAGGGTGATCTTATTGCTATTAATTTCTTTGCTCTG GTTGGTTGGAAAGATGTCATCCATTGGATGTGGCCACTTTTCGCTGAGGAGTGGGGCTCATGGAGAAGTTTGGACCTGAAGCTCAGTGCCTTTCCTTTTACG GACCCTGTAACTGGTCTTCCGACATTCCATGAGAGGCTCCCGTCTCCTCTGCTATT GAAAACTGCTATTGCACTTTCTGACATACGTATTTTCTCTTCTAACAGGCACTATCCTGGTGCCTGTATTACCTTTTGTAAAGAAGAACTGCTTTCTGACATACAGTGGCTTGATGACAG TGACGAGAAGACAAGATTGTTAAGCCATCTCTCTCAGATAGTTTTGTCAATGCAAAAGGTGATAATTAACGAAGCCATATTGAGAAAGCTGTTGTGGTTTTCTGTTGCTATTGAGCTGATAAGTGAAAACCTTTACTATTTAGGTTATTGGCCATCAAAAGTGCGGGTTTGTGGCTTTTGGTTTCCTCCCAGGAAATGGCAGTTTTCATGCAATGACTGTGCAGAAATCTCTGCATCCGGTATTTCAGGGAATTTGAATAAGCAAAACAAACTGTGTTCTGCCCGCCTCGGCTTGCAGTTTTTCATCAAATTTCCTGCTAAAGAGCTGCCTGTTTTCATAGGACTGAGTTCAGTTGGAAG CATGGGTTTCCTGAGGAACTCTCGTGCATTCCTTCGGGTGCTTGGAACTGCGTTAGACATATCGGGTTGCAGATTTATTCTGTTCTCAGCTGGCTATAAACCTTTAGAAGAAGCAATTGAATCATATGCCAAGGAAGCATCCTCTTGTTCAGAACAAACACATTGGAGTAATGAAGGAGTTTCTCTTTTCGGAGGCCGACTCTTTTGTTTCTGTGG TTCCGTCCCATACAACTGGCTGTTCCCAAGATGTGCAGCTGCAGTCCATCACGGTGGAAG TGGATCCACTGCTGCTGCTTTACAGGCTGGAGTTCCTCAG GTGATATGTCCATTTATGCTGGATCAATTCTACTGGGCGGAGAGGATGTTTTGGCTTGGTGTTGCCCCCGAGCCATTGAGAAGAGAACACTTGGTGCCAGATAAAGATGAGGATTTCTATATCAAGGAAGCTGCAAACATGCTTGTGAGGGCCTTGGACTATACACAGACTTCTGAAGTCAAAGCCCGTGCTTTGCAGATTTCTAATAAATTGTCAAATGAG GATGGAGTATCAGAAGCAGTCCGTCTCATAAAGGAAGAGCTAAGAAGTTGTCAATAA
- the LOC104085153 gene encoding uncharacterized protein isoform X4 — translation MKSKPRAVFMAFGTKGDVYPVAAIAAAFASDQEQYQVVFITHSAHEVSKSGRVFILYFWNLRMHLRANQVMYIPVSSPPAVSPLEHYGSTEVTFSAHKREITQNHRHECTLIFEDIFGDVPNVEGDLIAINFFALEGWSLAELFQIRCIVVAPYVVPYSAPSSFERQFRKELPDLYKYLQEAPSHKVGWKDVIHWMWPLFAEEWGSWRSLDLKLSAFPFTDPVTGLPTFHERLPSPLLLKTAIALSDIRIFSSNRHYPGACITFCKEELLSDIQWLDDRYGFSKEIVECPGYWPSKVRVCGFWFPPRKWQFSCNDCAEISASGISGNLNKQNKLCSARLGLQFFIKFPAKELPVFIGLSSVGSMGFLRNSRAFLRVLGTALDISGCRFILFSAGYKPLEEAIESYAKEASSCSEQTHWSNEGVSLFGGRLFCFCGSVPYNWLFPRCAAAVHHGGSGSTAAALQAGVPQVICPFMLDQFYWAERMFWLGVAPEPLRREHLVPDKDEDFYIKEAANMLVRALDYTQTSEVKARALQISNKLSNEDGVSEAVRLIKEELRSCQ, via the exons ATGAAGAGCAAACCAAGAGCTGTTTTCATGGCTTTTGGAACTAAAGGCGATGTCTACCCTGTTGCC GCCATTGCTGCAGCCTTTGCTAGCGATCAGGAACAATATCAAGTGGTTTTTATAACTCATTCAGCTCATGAGGTTAGCAAAAGTGGAagagtttttattttatatttttgg AACTTGAGGATGCACTTGAGAGCAAATCAAGTTATGTATATTCCAGTTTCATCACCACCTGCCGTTTCGCCTCTTGAACATTATG GTTCAACGGAGGTAACTTTTTCTGCCCACAAAAGGGAAATTACCCAGAATCATAGGCATGAGTGTACTTTGATCTTTGAGGATATCTTTGGAGATGTCCCAAATGTGGAGGGTGATCTTATTGCTATTAATTTCTTTGCTCTG GAAGGTTGGAGTCTTGCAGAGCTTTTTCAGATCCGTTGCATTGTGGTTGCTCCTTATGTTGTTCCTTATAG TGCTCCTTCATCATTTGAACGGCAATTTAGGAAAGAACTTCCAGATTTATATAAGTATCTCCAGGAAGCTCCCAGTCACAAG GTTGGTTGGAAAGATGTCATCCATTGGATGTGGCCACTTTTCGCTGAGGAGTGGGGCTCATGGAGAAGTTTGGACCTGAAGCTCAGTGCCTTTCCTTTTACG GACCCTGTAACTGGTCTTCCGACATTCCATGAGAGGCTCCCGTCTCCTCTGCTATT GAAAACTGCTATTGCACTTTCTGACATACGTATTTTCTCTTCTAACAGGCACTATCCTGGTGCCTGTATTACCTTTTGTAAAGAAGAACTGCTTTCTGACATACAGTGGCTTGATGACAGGTATGGATTTAGCAAAGAAATTGTCGAATGCCCTG GTTATTGGCCATCAAAAGTGCGGGTTTGTGGCTTTTGGTTTCCTCCCAGGAAATGGCAGTTTTCATGCAATGACTGTGCAGAAATCTCTGCATCCGGTATTTCAGGGAATTTGAATAAGCAAAACAAACTGTGTTCTGCCCGCCTCGGCTTGCAGTTTTTCATCAAATTTCCTGCTAAAGAGCTGCCTGTTTTCATAGGACTGAGTTCAGTTGGAAG CATGGGTTTCCTGAGGAACTCTCGTGCATTCCTTCGGGTGCTTGGAACTGCGTTAGACATATCGGGTTGCAGATTTATTCTGTTCTCAGCTGGCTATAAACCTTTAGAAGAAGCAATTGAATCATATGCCAAGGAAGCATCCTCTTGTTCAGAACAAACACATTGGAGTAATGAAGGAGTTTCTCTTTTCGGAGGCCGACTCTTTTGTTTCTGTGG TTCCGTCCCATACAACTGGCTGTTCCCAAGATGTGCAGCTGCAGTCCATCACGGTGGAAG TGGATCCACTGCTGCTGCTTTACAGGCTGGAGTTCCTCAG GTGATATGTCCATTTATGCTGGATCAATTCTACTGGGCGGAGAGGATGTTTTGGCTTGGTGTTGCCCCCGAGCCATTGAGAAGAGAACACTTGGTGCCAGATAAAGATGAGGATTTCTATATCAAGGAAGCTGCAAACATGCTTGTGAGGGCCTTGGACTATACACAGACTTCTGAAGTCAAAGCCCGTGCTTTGCAGATTTCTAATAAATTGTCAAATGAG GATGGAGTATCAGAAGCAGTCCGTCTCATAAAGGAAGAGCTAAGAAGTTGTCAATAA
- the LOC104085153 gene encoding uncharacterized protein isoform X3, with protein MKSKPRAVFMAFGTKGDVYPVAAIAAAFASDQEQYQVVFITHSAHEVSKSGRVFILYFWNLRMHLRANQVMYIPVSSPPAVSPLEHYGSTEVTFSAHKREITQNHRHECTLIFEDIFGDVPNVEGDLIAINFFALEGWSLAELFQIRCIVVAPYVVPYSAPSSFERQFRKELPDLYKYLQEAPSHKVGWKDVIHWMWPLFAEEWGSWRSLDLKLSAFPFTDPVTGLPTFHERLPSPLLLHYPGACITFCKEELLSDIQWLDDSDEKTRLLSHLSQIVLSMQKVIINEAILRKLLWFSVAIELISENLYYLGYWPSKVRVCGFWFPPRKWQFSCNDCAEISASGISGNLNKQNKLCSARLGLQFFIKFPAKELPVFIGLSSVGSMGFLRNSRAFLRVLGTALDISGCRFILFSAGYKPLEEAIESYAKEASSCSEQTHWSNEGVSLFGGRLFCFCGSVPYNWLFPRCAAAVHHGGSGSTAAALQAGVPQVICPFMLDQFYWAERMFWLGVAPEPLRREHLVPDKDEDFYIKEAANMLVRALDYTQTSEVKARALQISNKLSNEDGVSEAVRLIKEELRSCQ; from the exons ATGAAGAGCAAACCAAGAGCTGTTTTCATGGCTTTTGGAACTAAAGGCGATGTCTACCCTGTTGCC GCCATTGCTGCAGCCTTTGCTAGCGATCAGGAACAATATCAAGTGGTTTTTATAACTCATTCAGCTCATGAGGTTAGCAAAAGTGGAagagtttttattttatatttttgg AACTTGAGGATGCACTTGAGAGCAAATCAAGTTATGTATATTCCAGTTTCATCACCACCTGCCGTTTCGCCTCTTGAACATTATG GTTCAACGGAGGTAACTTTTTCTGCCCACAAAAGGGAAATTACCCAGAATCATAGGCATGAGTGTACTTTGATCTTTGAGGATATCTTTGGAGATGTCCCAAATGTGGAGGGTGATCTTATTGCTATTAATTTCTTTGCTCTG GAAGGTTGGAGTCTTGCAGAGCTTTTTCAGATCCGTTGCATTGTGGTTGCTCCTTATGTTGTTCCTTATAG TGCTCCTTCATCATTTGAACGGCAATTTAGGAAAGAACTTCCAGATTTATATAAGTATCTCCAGGAAGCTCCCAGTCACAAG GTTGGTTGGAAAGATGTCATCCATTGGATGTGGCCACTTTTCGCTGAGGAGTGGGGCTCATGGAGAAGTTTGGACCTGAAGCTCAGTGCCTTTCCTTTTACG GACCCTGTAACTGGTCTTCCGACATTCCATGAGAGGCTCCCGTCTCCTCTGCTATT GCACTATCCTGGTGCCTGTATTACCTTTTGTAAAGAAGAACTGCTTTCTGACATACAGTGGCTTGATGACAG TGACGAGAAGACAAGATTGTTAAGCCATCTCTCTCAGATAGTTTTGTCAATGCAAAAGGTGATAATTAACGAAGCCATATTGAGAAAGCTGTTGTGGTTTTCTGTTGCTATTGAGCTGATAAGTGAAAACCTTTACTATTTAGGTTATTGGCCATCAAAAGTGCGGGTTTGTGGCTTTTGGTTTCCTCCCAGGAAATGGCAGTTTTCATGCAATGACTGTGCAGAAATCTCTGCATCCGGTATTTCAGGGAATTTGAATAAGCAAAACAAACTGTGTTCTGCCCGCCTCGGCTTGCAGTTTTTCATCAAATTTCCTGCTAAAGAGCTGCCTGTTTTCATAGGACTGAGTTCAGTTGGAAG CATGGGTTTCCTGAGGAACTCTCGTGCATTCCTTCGGGTGCTTGGAACTGCGTTAGACATATCGGGTTGCAGATTTATTCTGTTCTCAGCTGGCTATAAACCTTTAGAAGAAGCAATTGAATCATATGCCAAGGAAGCATCCTCTTGTTCAGAACAAACACATTGGAGTAATGAAGGAGTTTCTCTTTTCGGAGGCCGACTCTTTTGTTTCTGTGG TTCCGTCCCATACAACTGGCTGTTCCCAAGATGTGCAGCTGCAGTCCATCACGGTGGAAG TGGATCCACTGCTGCTGCTTTACAGGCTGGAGTTCCTCAG GTGATATGTCCATTTATGCTGGATCAATTCTACTGGGCGGAGAGGATGTTTTGGCTTGGTGTTGCCCCCGAGCCATTGAGAAGAGAACACTTGGTGCCAGATAAAGATGAGGATTTCTATATCAAGGAAGCTGCAAACATGCTTGTGAGGGCCTTGGACTATACACAGACTTCTGAAGTCAAAGCCCGTGCTTTGCAGATTTCTAATAAATTGTCAAATGAG GATGGAGTATCAGAAGCAGTCCGTCTCATAAAGGAAGAGCTAAGAAGTTGTCAATAA